From the Ralstonia wenshanensis genome, the window GACGCCCACGCTGTCGATCGTGGTGGAACGCGAAGAGAAGATCAAACGCTTCGTCCCGCGCGATTACTGGGAAGTGCGCGCCGAGTTCATCGCCGCGGCCGGCCTGTACGAAGGTCGCTGGTTCGACCCCAAGTTCAAGAAGAACGAGTTCGACCCCGAGCAGCGCGATTCGCGTCTGTGGAGCGAGGCCGAGGCCAAGAGCATCGTGGCTGCGTGCCGCGACAAGCCGGGCTCGGTGACGGAAGAATCGAAGCCCTCGACGCAGATGTCGCCGGCATTGTTCGACCTGACCAGCCTGCAGCGCGAGGCCAACGGCCGCTTCGGTTTCTCGGCCAAGAACACGCTCGGCCTGGCGCAGGCGCTGTATGAAAAGCACAAGGTGCTGACCTACCCACGTACCGATTCGCGCGCGCTGCCCGAAGACTACATGGGCACGGTCAAGCAGACGCTGGACATGCTGGGCGAAAGCTCGCCCAACTACCTGACGCACGCGAAGAAGATCCTGGCCAACCAGTGGGTCAAGCCGAACAAGCGGATCTTCGACAACAGCAAGATCAGCGATCACTTCGCCATCATCCCGACGCTGCAGGCGCCGAAGAATCTGTCGGAGCCCGAGCAGAAGCTGTACGACCTGGTGGTGCGCCGCTTCCTGGCGGTGTTCTTCCCGGCGGCCGAATACCAGGTCACTACGCGGATTACCGAGGTGGCCGGGCATCACTTCAAGACCGAAGGCAAGGTGCTGGTGAACCCGGGCTGGCTGGTCGTGTACGGCCGCGAGGCGCAGGGCGAAGATGCCAACCTCGTGCCGGTCGCCAAGGACGAGCGCGTCAAGACGGACAAGGTCGAGCCAGTGGGCCTGACCACCAAGCCGCCTGCGCGCTACAACGAAGCGACGCTGCTGTCCGCCATGGAAGGCGCCGGCAAGCTCGTCGACGACGACGCGCTGCGTGAAGCCATGGCCGGCAAGGGCCTGGGCACGCCAGCCACGCGCGCGGCCATCATCGAAGGGCTGTTGACGGAAAAGTACCTCGTGCGCGAAGGCCGCGAGCTGATCCCGACGGCCAAGGCCTTCCAGCTCATGACGCTGCTGCGCGGCCTGGGCGTGGAGGAACTGACGCAGGCCGAGTTGACCGGCGGCTGGGAGCACAAGCTTTCGCTGATCGAACGCGGTCAGCTGGAGCGCGACGAATTCATGCGCGAGATCGCGCAGATGACGCAGCAGATCGTCAAGCGCGCCAAGGAATACGACAGCGACACCATCCCCGGCGACTACGCGACGCTTTCCACGCCGTGCCCGCAATGCGGCCACGTGGTCAAGGAAAACTACCGCCGCTTCGCCTGCAGCCACTGCGACTTCTCGATCAGCAAGATCCCGGGCGGCCGCCAGTTCGAACTGGATGAGGTAGAAGAGCTGCTGACCAACAAGACCATCGGCCCGCTGCAGGGCTTCCGTAGCAAGATGGGCCGTCCGTTTGCGGCCATCCTCAAGCTGGCGCAGGAAGACGGTCATTGGAAGATGGAGTTCGACTTCGGCCAGAACGACGAAGACGACGGCGAGCCGGTCGATTTCTCTGGCCAGGAAAGCGTCGGCCACTGCCCGAAGTGCAACGGCAGCGTCTACGAGCATGGCCTGAAGTACGTGTGCGAAAACGCCGTGGCGCAGCCGAAGACCTGCGACTTCACCACCGGCAAGATCATCCTGCAGCAGGAGATCAGCCGCGAGCAGTTGGCCAAGCTGCTGACCGAGGGCAAGACGGACCTGCTGACCGGCTTCAAGTCGGCGCGCACGGGCCGTAACTTCAAGGCGTTCCTGGTCAAGCAGCCGGACGGCAAGATCGGCTTCGAATTCGAGCCGCGCGGCGAAGGCAAGGGCAAGCCCGGTGCCAAGACCGCGGCGAAGAAGACGACGG encodes:
- a CDS encoding DNA topoisomerase III translates to MSKALIIAEKPSVAADIARALGGFTKHDEYFESDDYVLSSAVGHLVEIAAPDEYEVKRGKWSFAHLPVIPPHFDLRPIAKSESRLKVLTRLIKRKDVTSLINACDAGREGELIFRLIAQHANTKLPVKRLWLQSMTPQSIRDGFGKLRSNEDMMPLADAARCRSEADWLVGINGTRAMTAFNSKGGGFFLTTVGRVQTPTLSIVVEREEKIKRFVPRDYWEVRAEFIAAAGLYEGRWFDPKFKKNEFDPEQRDSRLWSEAEAKSIVAACRDKPGSVTEESKPSTQMSPALFDLTSLQREANGRFGFSAKNTLGLAQALYEKHKVLTYPRTDSRALPEDYMGTVKQTLDMLGESSPNYLTHAKKILANQWVKPNKRIFDNSKISDHFAIIPTLQAPKNLSEPEQKLYDLVVRRFLAVFFPAAEYQVTTRITEVAGHHFKTEGKVLVNPGWLVVYGREAQGEDANLVPVAKDERVKTDKVEPVGLTTKPPARYNEATLLSAMEGAGKLVDDDALREAMAGKGLGTPATRAAIIEGLLTEKYLVREGRELIPTAKAFQLMTLLRGLGVEELTQAELTGGWEHKLSLIERGQLERDEFMREIAQMTQQIVKRAKEYDSDTIPGDYATLSTPCPQCGHVVKENYRRFACSHCDFSISKIPGGRQFELDEVEELLTNKTIGPLQGFRSKMGRPFAAILKLAQEDGHWKMEFDFGQNDEDDGEPVDFSGQESVGHCPKCNGSVYEHGLKYVCENAVAQPKTCDFTTGKIILQQEISREQLAKLLTEGKTDLLTGFKSARTGRNFKAFLVKQPDGKIGFEFEPRGEGKGKPGAKTAAKKTTAAAKTPAAKKAPAKTASKTAAKKAPARKKATESEADEESTSET